The Terriglobus roseus sequence TCCGCCGAATGCCCTGTCCCCGGCCATTTGCTCATTCGCCCCCGGCAGGCGCGTCTAAACTGAAGCTATGAGCCTCAAGGAACGCCGTGATGTCGTGGGACTGTGCCAGGCAGCCGGGTCCGGCGCGAGCGGCGTGCTGTTCAGCCTGGTGGCTGTACGTGGATCGTCCTACCGGCGATCCGGCGCACGGCTGCTGGCGCTGCCGGATGGACGCGCTGCCGGAACCTTGAGCGGTGGCTGCCTGGAAGCGGAACTACTGCGGCGTTCCGCCTGGTTCATTCGCGATGGCGCGCGCCTGGAACACTTCAGCACATCCTTCGATGACACTGCGGAGATTCCGTACGGCCTGGGCTGCGGCGGCGAGTTGGACCTGCTGGCAGAGCCACTCCATGCACCCGAAGCCGTCGCGCTCGCAGACGCCCTGCATGCCACCTTAAACGGCGAGCATCGCACCATCGCCACGCTGCTCCCGCAGGACGGTCAGCCGCTACAGCGCTTCGTGATGGATGCGCATGGCGATGTGCTCTTTGCGAGTGAATCTATCGAGACAGAAGACATTGTGGAGTACCGCCGAACCGCATTGCGCGCAGCGCACGGGAGTATGACAGGCCGCATCTTCACGGAGCGGATCGATCCGGCGCAGCGCCTGGTCATCTTTGGCGCGGGTGAGGATGCTCGCCCGCTGGCTCAACTGGCGCATGCGATGGGATGGGCTGTGGCCGTGGTGGACAGCCGTGCGGACCGTGCTGCGACCTCCCGCTTTCCTTCAGCAGAACAAGTACTTGTTGCGACCGATGTGGCCTCCGTGCCGGTGCACGCACACGACGCCGCCGTGCTGATGACGCATTCGTATGAGCAGGACCGGCGACTGCTGGCAGAGCTGCTGCCTCTGCAGCCTCGCTACCTGGGCGTACTGGGCGCGCGCCACCGGTCTGCTCTGCTGTTATCGGAAGCCGCCGAGCTAGCCGGACTGCCGTTGGCCGATGCACTGGAGCGCACGCATGCTCCCATTGGACTGGAACTGGGCGGGGACGGACCAGAGGCTGTGGCCCTCTCCATCGTCGCGCAGTTACAGCGAATCTTCACGCAGGACACGGCACCGCCATATAACCGCAGCGCCGAGACTGTCGCGCCAAGACGCATGTCTTTGGATGATCTTGAACATCTGCTTGCGGACGGGCCCGCGCGTCCCGCGGTAGAGAACTGCGCGATCTACACGGAAAACGAAATTTATGTGGAGACCGTGATTTCAACGTCGCCGGCAGACCGACCTGGGGTTAACGGATGAGCCGCAAGGTGGCCGCACTGGTGCTGGCGGCCGGCGGATCTTCGCGTCTGGGCCAGCCGAAACAACTGGTGGAATATCACGGGGAGCGCCTGATCGATCGCGCCATCCGCATCGCGCGGGAGGCGGGTGCCTCGCCAATCTTCGTCGTGCTGGGTGCCGAGTACGAAAGCATCCTGAAAGTGCTGACCCCGTTTGACAGCACCATACGCATCCTGATCAACAAGGGATGGAAGCGCGGTATGGCTTCATCCATTGCGCTGGGTGCATCGGCCGCGGAGCGCGTGGGCGCGGACGATCTGCTGATATTGACCTGTGACCAGGTCTCAGTGACGCGGGAACACCTGAAGAAACTGATGGAGTCGTCGCGTCGCGAGCATGTGGTGGCCTCGTACTACTGGGAACGGCGCGGCATTCCCGCGCTGTTTCCGGACTTCGCCTTTCACGCTCTGCAGGAACTGACCGGCGATACGGGCGCACGCGATCTGCTGCAGGACGACGCTGTCTTCACGGTACCGCTGCCCGGCGGCGAATTCGACGTGGATACGCCGGGAGACCTCGAACGCCTGCGCGCGATGGAGCACGACGCCGGCCACAAACGGGACACCACCAGCCCTGAACCAGAGGGCAATCCGTCAGCGACGGCAGGCACGTCTGGCTTCTGACGGGCGACCCTGATGGCAGCTTGCGCCGTACCAACGAAGTGGCCATCTGGTTGCCATGTAATCGAGTGCTATCAAAAAGTATTGCGTGTGGAGGACACCACGCGCTCTTATGCCTGAATCTGACATACAACACCAGCGTGATCTCCGCGCTTCCGCCATTGCTGCCGGAAGCGTAACGTGAATCAACTGTTGGATGTATCGAGGGAGCGCGTTGGACAAGCGTGTTGTCATAGTGGGTGCGGGACCGGGCGGACTGGCATCTGCCATGTTGCTGGCGTCGTCGGGCGTTGATGTCACGATCGTTGAGAAGCGCGACCACGTGGGCGGTCGCACCAGTACGTTCGAGCAGGACGGCTTCCACTTCGACTACGGTCCAACTTTCTTTCTATATCCGCGCGTTCTGCGGGAGATCTTCGCGGCTTCCGGCTACTCGCTGGAGCGTGAAGTACCCATGGTGCGACTGGATCCGCAGTACCGCCTGGTCTTCGGCCAGGGTGGTGAACTACTTGCGACCGGCGATCAGGAGCGCATGAAGGCCGCAGTCGCGCGGCTGTGTCCTGCCGATGCGAAGAATCTCGACCGCTTCATGCGGGATAACCGCGACAAGCTGCAGAAGTTCCTGCCCTTCCTGGAGTCGCCCTTCGAAGGCTGGAGTGACCTGCTGAAGCCGGGCATGCTAAAGCTGCTGCCCATCTTGGCGCCATGGCGTTCGCTGGATGACGAACTGCGGCAGTACTTCAGCGATGAACGCATCCGGCTGGGCTTCTCCTTCCAGTCAAAGTACCTGGGCATGTCGCCCTTCCGCTGTCCGGGCCTGTTCTCCATCCTGTCGTTCCTCGAGTATGAGTATGGTGTCTTCCATCCCATCGGCGGCTGCGGCGCCATCACGCGCGCCATGGCCCACATCTGCGAAGAAATGGGTGTCAAGATTCTCTGCGACGAAGCTGTCGAAGGCATCGAGTTCACCGGTCGCAAGGCAACGGGTGTGAAGACCGCAAAGCGTCAACTGAAGGCGGACGCCGTTGTGATGAACGCCGAGTTCGCCGAAGCTGCGCGACGGCTGATTCCACAGCATCTGCGTTCGCGCTGGTCCGACGACAAGATCGAGAAAAAGGACCATTCCTGCTCGACCTTCATGCTCTACCTCGGTATCGAGGGGCGCTACGACGACGTCTCGCACCACACCATCTACCTGTCGAAGGACTATCGCGGCAACCTGCACGACATTGAAAAGAACCATATGCTGTCGGCTGATCCCTCGATCTATGTACAGAACGCCAGCGTCAGCGATGACACACTCGCACCGCAGGGTATGAGTTCCCTGTACGTCCTTGCGCCCGTGACACACGGCTGCGATGGCGTGAACTGGGAGCGCGATGTTGCCCCCTTCCGCGAACGCGTGCTGGACCAGATGGGCAGCATCGGCATGGGCGATGTACGCAAGCGCATCCGCACGGAACGCGTTCTGACACCGGCCAACTGGGCGGCAGAGTTCGCCCTGCACAAGGGCAGCACCTTCAGCATGGCGCACAGCCTGAAACAGATGCTGCACCTTCGGCCGCACAATCGGTTTGAAGAGACCGAGGGTGTCTACCTCGCAGGCGGCGGCACGCACCCGGGTTCGGGTCTTCCTGTGATCTTTGAGTCTGCTCGCATCTCCGCGCAGTTGATGCTGGATGACATGGGTCTCAAGCACGCGTGGAACTTCGATCGATCCGCCTTCGACCAGTCGCATCTGCAGGACCGCGACCTCGCAGTGCAATAGGCTAAGGCACCGATCTTTGAAATACCCGTATTACCGTTAAGGGGCTCGGCCCCAGGAGTTCGCACATGCGCGTTGCAGTCATTGGTTCCGGTCTCGCAGGTCTTGCCGCAGCAGCAACACTTGCGGCACGCGGCTACAACGTTGAAGTCTTCGAGAAGAATCCGTGGCTGGGCGGCAAGGCTGCCGTGCTGCAGGAGCAGGGCTTCCGCTTCGACATGGGCCCAACCATTCTGATTCAGCCGTCGATGCTTCGCAAGATCTTTGCCGAAGCAGGCCGCAAACTGGAAGACTACCTCGCCATGGTGCGGCTCGACCCTTCGTGGCGATGCTTCTTCGAAGACGGCACTGTCATCGATCTGAAGGATTCCACACCAGAGATGATCCGCTCGCTGAACCAGAAGCAGGCAGGCCTTGGCGACAAGTATGGCGAGTTCCTGAAGGTCAGTGAAGATCTCCACGACATCAGCGACAAGTTCTTCTTCTGGAAGCCAGTCGGCTCCATGCTGGACACGCTCGACTGGCGCGGCGCATTCGACATCAACGTGCTGAAAGACGTGATGAAGATGCGCATGGGCAAGACCGTCAGCGGCGTCATCCGCGAGCACATCAGCGACGACAACACAGCCCAGATGCTGGACCACTTCGTCCAATATGTTGGTTCTTCCCCGGATGCATCGCCCGCGATCCTTTGTGCGATCGGTCACATGCAGACGCAGGAGGGCATCTGGTATCCCATGGGCGGCACGCGCGCTGTGCCGGAGGCGCTGGTCAAGCTTGGCGAAGAGCTCGGCGTGAAGTATCACGTGAACGCCGACGTCGCACGCATCGA is a genomic window containing:
- a CDS encoding XdhC family protein — its product is MSLKERRDVVGLCQAAGSGASGVLFSLVAVRGSSYRRSGARLLALPDGRAAGTLSGGCLEAELLRRSAWFIRDGARLEHFSTSFDDTAEIPYGLGCGGELDLLAEPLHAPEAVALADALHATLNGEHRTIATLLPQDGQPLQRFVMDAHGDVLFASESIETEDIVEYRRTALRAAHGSMTGRIFTERIDPAQRLVIFGAGEDARPLAQLAHAMGWAVAVVDSRADRAATSRFPSAEQVLVATDVASVPVHAHDAAVLMTHSYEQDRRLLAELLPLQPRYLGVLGARHRSALLLSEAAELAGLPLADALERTHAPIGLELGGDGPEAVALSIVAQLQRIFTQDTAPPYNRSAETVAPRRMSLDDLEHLLADGPARPAVENCAIYTENEIYVETVISTSPADRPGVNG
- a CDS encoding nucleotidyltransferase family protein, which encodes MSRKVAALVLAAGGSSRLGQPKQLVEYHGERLIDRAIRIAREAGASPIFVVLGAEYESILKVLTPFDSTIRILINKGWKRGMASSIALGASAAERVGADDLLILTCDQVSVTREHLKKLMESSRREHVVASYYWERRGIPALFPDFAFHALQELTGDTGARDLLQDDAVFTVPLPGGEFDVDTPGDLERLRAMEHDAGHKRDTTSPEPEGNPSATAGTSGF
- the crtI gene encoding phytoene desaturase family protein, which encodes MDKRVVIVGAGPGGLASAMLLASSGVDVTIVEKRDHVGGRTSTFEQDGFHFDYGPTFFLYPRVLREIFAASGYSLEREVPMVRLDPQYRLVFGQGGELLATGDQERMKAAVARLCPADAKNLDRFMRDNRDKLQKFLPFLESPFEGWSDLLKPGMLKLLPILAPWRSLDDELRQYFSDERIRLGFSFQSKYLGMSPFRCPGLFSILSFLEYEYGVFHPIGGCGAITRAMAHICEEMGVKILCDEAVEGIEFTGRKATGVKTAKRQLKADAVVMNAEFAEAARRLIPQHLRSRWSDDKIEKKDHSCSTFMLYLGIEGRYDDVSHHTIYLSKDYRGNLHDIEKNHMLSADPSIYVQNASVSDDTLAPQGMSSLYVLAPVTHGCDGVNWERDVAPFRERVLDQMGSIGMGDVRKRIRTERVLTPANWAAEFALHKGSTFSMAHSLKQMLHLRPHNRFEETEGVYLAGGGTHPGSGLPVIFESARISAQLMLDDMGLKHAWNFDRSAFDQSHLQDRDLAVQ